A genome region from Panthera leo isolate Ple1 chromosome A2, P.leo_Ple1_pat1.1, whole genome shotgun sequence includes the following:
- the USP19 gene encoding ubiquitin carboxyl-terminal hydrolase 19 isoform X1 gives MSGGASTTGPRRGPPGLEEATSKKKQKDRANQESKDGDPRRGSVSSREEQAKEELLLDWRQSADEVIVKLRVGAGPLRLEEVDAAFTDTDCVVRLPGGRQWGGVFYAEIESSCTKVQARKGGLLQLALPKKVPLLTWPSLLKKPLGTQEALPGLRCQENGQEPSPIALEPGPEPRRGKQEARNQKRAQGRGEVGAGAGPGAQAGPSAKRAVHLRRGPDGEGSRDGPGPRGDAPPFLAETATQAEAEEQLRVPPLNPQTCLLGSEENLALLAGEKTVSPRNDPVSPAMARSRDPEKGDRSKEEMAEAADALTLVDGKEPESMVNLAFVKNDSYEKGPDSVVVHVYVKEICRDTSRVLFREQDFTLIFQTRDGNFLRLHPGCGPHTIFRWQVKLRNLIEPEQCTFCFTASRIDICLRKRQSQRWGGLEAPAARGAVGGAKVAVPTGPTPLDSTPPGGAPHPLTGQEEARAVEKEKPKARSEDTGLDGVVARTPMEHVAPKPEPHLASPKPTCMVPPMPHSPVSGDSVEEEEEEEKKVCLPGFTGLVNLGNTCFMNSVIQSLSNTRELRDFFHDRSFEAEINYNNPLGTGGRLAIGFAVLLRALWKGTHHAFQPSKLKAIVASKASQFTGYAQHDAQEFMAFLLDGLHEDLNRIQNKPYTETVDSDGRPDEVVAEEAWQRHKMRNDSFIVDLFQGQYKSKLVCPVCAKVSITFDPFLYLPVPLPQKQKVLPVFYFAREPHSKPIKFLVSISKENSSASEVLESLSQSVHVKPENLRLAEVIKNRFHRVFLPSHSLDTVSPSDTLLCFELLSPELAKERVVVLEVQQRPQVPSIPISKCAACQRKQQSEDEKLKRCTRCYRVGYCNQLCQKTHWPDHKGLCRPENIGYPFLVSVPASRLTYARLAQLLEGYARYSVSVFQPPFQPGRMALESQGTGCTTLLSTSSLEAGDSERDPIQPPELQLVTPVAEGDTGVPRTWAAPDRGSVPSTSGVSSEVLASGPVEVGSLPAGERMSRPEAAVPGYQHPSEAINAHTPQFFIYKIDASNREQRLEDKGDTPLELGEDCSLALVWRNNERLQEFVLVASKELECAEDPGSAGEAARAGHFTLDQCLNLFTRPEVLAPEEAWYCPQCKQHREASKQLLLWRLPNVLIVQLKRFSFRSFIWRDKINDLVEFPVRNLDLSKFCIGQKEEQLPSYDLYAVINHYGGMIGGHYTACARLPNDRSSQRSDVGWRLFDDSTVTTVDESQVVTRYAYVLFYRRRNSPVERPPRAGHSEHHPDLGPAAEAAASQASRIWQELEAEEEPVPEGPVPLGPWGPQDWVGPPPRGPTTPDEGCLRYFVLGTVAALVALVLNMFYPLVSQSRWR, from the exons ATGTCTGGTGGGGCCAGCACCACGGGCCCAAGGAGAGGTCCCCCAGGACTGGAGGAGGCCACCAGtaagaagaagcagaaggatcGAGCAAACCAGGAGAGCAAGGATGGAGATCCTAGGAGAG GGTCAGTGTCCTCTCGGGAGGAGCAGGCCAAAGAGG AGTTGTTGCTTGATTGGAGGCAGAGTGCAGATGAGGTGATTGTCAAGCTGCGTGTGGGAGCGGGTCCCCTGCGGCTGGAGGAGGTGGATGCTGCTTTCACAGACACAGACTGCGTGGTGCGGCTTCCAG GTGGTCGGCAGTGGGGTGGTGTTTTCTATGCTGAGATAGAAAGTTCTTGCACCAAAGTACAAGCCCGCAAGGGTGGCCTCCTGCAGCTGGCACTGCCCAAGAAGGTGCCTCTGCTCACATGGCCCTCTCTTCTG AAGAAACCTCTAGGGACCCAGGAGGCGTTGCCAGGGCTGCGGTGTCAGGAGAATGGGCAGGAGCCATCTCCCATTGCCCTGGAGCCAGGCCCTGAGCCCCGGCGGGGTAAACAGGAGGCCCGGAACCAGAAGAGGGCCCAGGGCCGTGGTGAGGTAGGCGCAGGGGCTGGCCCCGGGGCCCAGGCAGGGCCCAGCGCCAAGAGGGCTGTGCATCTCCGCAGAGGGCCAGATGGGGAAGGGTCCAGAGATGGGCCTGGACCCCGGGGCGATGCCCCCCCCTTCTTGGCTgagacagccacccag GCTGAGGCTGAGGAACAGCTCCGGGTACCACCGCTGAACCCCCAGACCTGCCTTTTGGGTTCAGAGGAGAATCTAGCACTCTTGGCAGGAGAGAAGACCGTGTCCCCCAGGAATGATCCAGTCTCCCCAGCCATGGCTCGGAGCAGAGATCCTGAGAAAGGTGACCGTTCCAAAGAGGAGATGGCAGAGGCAGCAGATGCTCTAACCTTGGTGGATGGtaaag AGCCGGAGTCCATGGTGAACCTGGCATTTGTCAAGAATGACTCATATGAGAAGGGCCCGGATTCAGTGGTGGTGCATGTGTATGTGAAAGAAATCTGCAGGGACACTTCTCGAGTGCTTTTCCGCGAGCAAGATTTCACGCTTATCTTCCAGACCAG GGATGGAAACTTCCTGAGACTACACCCAGGCTGTGGGCCCCATACCATCTTCCGTTGGCAGGTGAAGCTCAG GAACCTGATTGAGCCTGAGCAGTGCACCTTTTGCTTCACGGCCTCTCGAATTGACATCTGCCTCCGAAAGCGGCAAAGTCAGCGCTGGGGGGGCCTGGAGGCCCCAGCTGCACGAG GTGCAGTGGGTGGTGCAAAGGTTGCCGTGCCGACAGGTCCAACCCCTCTGGATTCAACCCCACCGGGaggtgccccccaccctctcACAGGCCAGGAGGAAGCTCGGGCTGTGGAGAAGGAAAAACCCAAGGCTCGATCTGAGGACACGGGGCTGGATGGTGTGGTGGCCCGCACCCCCATGGAGCATGTAGCCCCAAAGCCAGAGCCACACCTAGCCTCG CCCAAGCCCACATGTATGGTGCCTCCAATGCCCCACAGCCCTGTGAGCGGAGATagtgtggaggaagaggaggaggaagagaagaaggtgTGTCTGCCTGGCTTCACTGGCCTTGTCAACCTAGGCAACACCTGCTTCATGAACAGTGTCATTCAGTCTCTGTCCAATACTCGGGAGCTCCGGGACTTCTTCCACG ACCGCTCCTTTGAGGCTGAGATCAACTACAACAACCCACTGGGGACTGGTGGGCGTCTGGCCATTGGCTTTGCTGTGTTGCTCCGGGCACTGTGGAAGGGCACCCACCATGCCTTCCAGCCTTCCAAGTTGAAG GCCATTGTGGCGAGCAAGGCCAGCCAGTTCACAGGCTATGCGCAGCATGATGCCCAGGAGTTCATGGCTTTCTTGCTGGATGGGCTGCATGAAGACTTGAATCGCATTCAGAACAAGCCCTACACAGAAACTGTGGATTCAGATGGGCGGCCCGATGAG GTGGTGGCTGAAGAAGCATGGCAGCGGCATAAGATGAGGAATGACTCTTTCATCGTAGACCTGTTTCAGGGCCAGTATAAGTCGAAGCTGGTGTGCCCTGTGTGTGCCAAG GTCTCCATCACTTTTGACCCATTCCTCTACCTGCCAGTACCCTTGCCACAGAAGCAGAAGGTTCTCCCCGTCTTCTATTTTGCCCGGGAGCCACACAGCAAACCCATCAAG TTTCTGGTGAGCATCAGCAAGGAGAACTCCAGTGCAAGTGAAGTGTTGGAATCCCTCTCTCAGAGTGTCCACGTGAAGCCTGAGAACCTGCGTCTAGCTGAG GTGATTAAGAATCGTTTCCACCGTGTATTCCTGCCCTCCCACTCATTGGACACTGTGTCCCCATCTGACACGCTCCTCTGCTTTGAGCTGCTATCCCCAGAGTTGGCTAAGGAGCGGGTGGTGGTGCTAGAGGTGCAGCAG CGCCCCCAGGTGCCCAGCATCCCCATCTCCAAGTGTGCAGCCTGCCAGCGGAAGCAGCAGTCAGAGGACGAGAAGCTGAAGCGCTGTACCCGGTGCTACCGCGTGGGCTACTGCAACCA gcTCTGCCAGAAAACCCACTGGCCTGACCACAAGGGTCTCTGCCGCCCTGAGAACATTGGCTACCCATTTCTGGTCAGTGTACCTGCCTCACGTCTCACTTATGCTCGTCTTGCTCAGCTGCTAGAGGGCTATGCCCG GTATTCTGTGAGTGTATTCCAACCACCCTTCCAGCCTGGCCGCATGGCCTTGGAATCCCAGGGCACTGGCTGTACTACGTTGCTCTCTACTAGCTCCCTGGAGGCTGGGGACAGTGAGAGGGACCCGATTCAGCCGCCTGAGCTCCAGTTGGTGACCCCCGTGGCTGAGGGGGACACAGGGGTCCCTAGGACATGGGCGGCTCCTGATcggggctctgtgcccagcaccagTGGAGTTTCTTCTGAGGTGCTGGCCAGTGGGCCTGTTGAAGTTGGCTCCTTGCCTGCTGGTGAGAGGATGTCTCGGCCCGAAG CTGCTGTGCCTGGATATCAGCACCCAAGTGAAGCCATAAATGCCCACACCCCTCagttcttcatctataaaattgacGCATCTAACCGAGAGCAGCGGCTGGAGGACAAAG GAGACACCCCCCTGGAGCTGGGTGAGGACTGCAGCCTGGCTCTAGTGTGGCGGAACAATGAGCGCCTGCAGGAATTTGTGTTGGTAGCCTCCAAAGAGCTGGAGTGTGCTGAGGATCCAGGCTCTGCTGGTGAGGCTGCCCGTGCTGGGCACTTTACTCTGGACCAGTGCCTGAACCTCTTCACTCGGCCTGAGGTGCTGGCGCCTGAGGAGGCTTG GTACTGCCCACAGTGTAAACAACACAGAGAGGCCTCCAAGCAGCTGCTGCTGTGGCGCTTGCCCAACGTACTCATTGTGCAGCTCAAGCGCTTCTCCTTTCGGAGTTTCATTTGGCGTGACAAGATCAACGACCTGGTGGAGTTCCCTGTTCG GAACCTGGACCTGAGCAAGTTTTGCATTGGTCAGAAAGAGGAACAGCTGCCTAGCTACGACCTGTACGCTGTCATCAACCACTACGGAGGCATGATTGGCGGCCACTACACTGCCTGTGCCCGCCTGCCCAATGACCGCAGCAGCCAGCGCAGCGACGTGG GGTGGCGCTTATTTGATGACAGCACGGTGACAACAGTAGACGAGAGCCAGGTCGTGACGCGTTATGCCTATGTACTCTTCTACCGCCGGCGGAACTCTCCTGTGGAGAGGCCCCCCAGGGCAGGTCACTCTGAGCACCACCCAGACCTAGGCCCTGCAGCCGAGGCTGCTGCCAGCCAG GCTTCCCGGATTTGGCAGGAGCTGGAGGCCGAGGAGGAACCAGTACCTGAGGGGCCTGTGCCCCTGGGTCCCTGGGGGCCCCAAGACTGGGTGGGCCCCCCACCACGTGGCCCTACCACACCAGATGAGGGCTGCCTCCGGTACTTTGTTCTGGGTACCGTGGCAGCTTTGGTGGCCCTCGTGCTCAACATGTTCTATCCTCTGGTATCCCAGAGTCGCTGGAGATGA
- the USP19 gene encoding ubiquitin carboxyl-terminal hydrolase 19 isoform X5 yields MSGGASTTGPRRGPPGLEEATSKKKQKDRANQESKDGDPRRGSVSSREEQAKEELLLDWRQSADEVIVKLRVGAGPLRLEEVDAAFTDTDCVVRLPGGRQWGGVFYAEIESSCTKVQARKGGLLQLALPKKVPLLTWPSLLKPLGTQEALPGLRCQENGQEPSPIALEPGPEPRRGKQEARNQKRAQGRGEVGAGAGPGAQAGPSAKRAVHLRRGPDGEGSRDGPGPRGDAPPFLAETATQAEAEEQLRVPPLNPQTCLLGSEENLALLAGEKTVSPRNDPVSPAMARSRDPEKGDRSKEEMAEAADALTLVDEPESMVNLAFVKNDSYEKGPDSVVVHVYVKEICRDTSRVLFREQDFTLIFQTRDGNFLRLHPGCGPHTIFRWQVKLRNLIEPEQCTFCFTASRIDICLRKRQSQRWGGLEAPAARGAVGGAKVAVPTGPTPLDSTPPGGAPHPLTGQEEARAVEKEKPKARSEDTGLDGVVARTPMEHVAPKPEPHLASPKPTCMVPPMPHSPVSGDSVEEEEEEEKKVCLPGFTGLVNLGNTCFMNSVIQSLSNTRELRDFFHDRSFEAEINYNNPLGTGGRLAIGFAVLLRALWKGTHHAFQPSKLKAIVASKASQFTGYAQHDAQEFMAFLLDGLHEDLNRIQNKPYTETVDSDGRPDEVVAEEAWQRHKMRNDSFIVDLFQGQYKSKLVCPVCAKVSITFDPFLYLPVPLPQKQKVLPVFYFAREPHSKPIKFLVSISKENSSASEVLESLSQSVHVKPENLRLAEVIKNRFHRVFLPSHSLDTVSPSDTLLCFELLSPELAKERVVVLEVQQRPQVPSIPISKCAACQRKQQSEDEKLKRCTRCYRVGYCNQLCQKTHWPDHKGLCRPENIGYPFLVSVPASRLTYARLAQLLEGYARYSVSVFQPPFQPGRMALESQGTGCTTLLSTSSLEAGDSERDPIQPPELQLVTPVAEGDTGVPRTWAAPDRGSVPSTSGVSSEVLASGPVEVGSLPAGERMSRPEAAVPGYQHPSEAINAHTPQFFIYKIDASNREQRLEDKGDTPLELGEDCSLALVWRNNERLQEFVLVASKELECAEDPGSAGEAARAGHFTLDQCLNLFTRPEVLAPEEAWYCPQCKQHREASKQLLLWRLPNVLIVQLKRFSFRSFIWRDKINDLVEFPVRNLDLSKFCIGQKEEQLPSYDLYAVINHYGGMIGGHYTACARLPNDRSSQRSDVGWRLFDDSTVTTVDESQVVTRYAYVLFYRRRNSPVERPPRAGHSEHHPDLGPAAEAAASQASRIWQELEAEEEPVPEGPVPLGPWGPQDWVGPPPRGPTTPDEGCLRYFVLGTVAALVALVLNMFYPLVSQSRWR; encoded by the exons ATGTCTGGTGGGGCCAGCACCACGGGCCCAAGGAGAGGTCCCCCAGGACTGGAGGAGGCCACCAGtaagaagaagcagaaggatcGAGCAAACCAGGAGAGCAAGGATGGAGATCCTAGGAGAG GGTCAGTGTCCTCTCGGGAGGAGCAGGCCAAAGAGG AGTTGTTGCTTGATTGGAGGCAGAGTGCAGATGAGGTGATTGTCAAGCTGCGTGTGGGAGCGGGTCCCCTGCGGCTGGAGGAGGTGGATGCTGCTTTCACAGACACAGACTGCGTGGTGCGGCTTCCAG GTGGTCGGCAGTGGGGTGGTGTTTTCTATGCTGAGATAGAAAGTTCTTGCACCAAAGTACAAGCCCGCAAGGGTGGCCTCCTGCAGCTGGCACTGCCCAAGAAGGTGCCTCTGCTCACATGGCCCTCTCTTCTG AAACCTCTAGGGACCCAGGAGGCGTTGCCAGGGCTGCGGTGTCAGGAGAATGGGCAGGAGCCATCTCCCATTGCCCTGGAGCCAGGCCCTGAGCCCCGGCGGGGTAAACAGGAGGCCCGGAACCAGAAGAGGGCCCAGGGCCGTGGTGAGGTAGGCGCAGGGGCTGGCCCCGGGGCCCAGGCAGGGCCCAGCGCCAAGAGGGCTGTGCATCTCCGCAGAGGGCCAGATGGGGAAGGGTCCAGAGATGGGCCTGGACCCCGGGGCGATGCCCCCCCCTTCTTGGCTgagacagccacccag GCTGAGGCTGAGGAACAGCTCCGGGTACCACCGCTGAACCCCCAGACCTGCCTTTTGGGTTCAGAGGAGAATCTAGCACTCTTGGCAGGAGAGAAGACCGTGTCCCCCAGGAATGATCCAGTCTCCCCAGCCATGGCTCGGAGCAGAGATCCTGAGAAAGGTGACCGTTCCAAAGAGGAGATGGCAGAGGCAGCAGATGCTCTAACCTTGGTGGATG AGCCGGAGTCCATGGTGAACCTGGCATTTGTCAAGAATGACTCATATGAGAAGGGCCCGGATTCAGTGGTGGTGCATGTGTATGTGAAAGAAATCTGCAGGGACACTTCTCGAGTGCTTTTCCGCGAGCAAGATTTCACGCTTATCTTCCAGACCAG GGATGGAAACTTCCTGAGACTACACCCAGGCTGTGGGCCCCATACCATCTTCCGTTGGCAGGTGAAGCTCAG GAACCTGATTGAGCCTGAGCAGTGCACCTTTTGCTTCACGGCCTCTCGAATTGACATCTGCCTCCGAAAGCGGCAAAGTCAGCGCTGGGGGGGCCTGGAGGCCCCAGCTGCACGAG GTGCAGTGGGTGGTGCAAAGGTTGCCGTGCCGACAGGTCCAACCCCTCTGGATTCAACCCCACCGGGaggtgccccccaccctctcACAGGCCAGGAGGAAGCTCGGGCTGTGGAGAAGGAAAAACCCAAGGCTCGATCTGAGGACACGGGGCTGGATGGTGTGGTGGCCCGCACCCCCATGGAGCATGTAGCCCCAAAGCCAGAGCCACACCTAGCCTCG CCCAAGCCCACATGTATGGTGCCTCCAATGCCCCACAGCCCTGTGAGCGGAGATagtgtggaggaagaggaggaggaagagaagaaggtgTGTCTGCCTGGCTTCACTGGCCTTGTCAACCTAGGCAACACCTGCTTCATGAACAGTGTCATTCAGTCTCTGTCCAATACTCGGGAGCTCCGGGACTTCTTCCACG ACCGCTCCTTTGAGGCTGAGATCAACTACAACAACCCACTGGGGACTGGTGGGCGTCTGGCCATTGGCTTTGCTGTGTTGCTCCGGGCACTGTGGAAGGGCACCCACCATGCCTTCCAGCCTTCCAAGTTGAAG GCCATTGTGGCGAGCAAGGCCAGCCAGTTCACAGGCTATGCGCAGCATGATGCCCAGGAGTTCATGGCTTTCTTGCTGGATGGGCTGCATGAAGACTTGAATCGCATTCAGAACAAGCCCTACACAGAAACTGTGGATTCAGATGGGCGGCCCGATGAG GTGGTGGCTGAAGAAGCATGGCAGCGGCATAAGATGAGGAATGACTCTTTCATCGTAGACCTGTTTCAGGGCCAGTATAAGTCGAAGCTGGTGTGCCCTGTGTGTGCCAAG GTCTCCATCACTTTTGACCCATTCCTCTACCTGCCAGTACCCTTGCCACAGAAGCAGAAGGTTCTCCCCGTCTTCTATTTTGCCCGGGAGCCACACAGCAAACCCATCAAG TTTCTGGTGAGCATCAGCAAGGAGAACTCCAGTGCAAGTGAAGTGTTGGAATCCCTCTCTCAGAGTGTCCACGTGAAGCCTGAGAACCTGCGTCTAGCTGAG GTGATTAAGAATCGTTTCCACCGTGTATTCCTGCCCTCCCACTCATTGGACACTGTGTCCCCATCTGACACGCTCCTCTGCTTTGAGCTGCTATCCCCAGAGTTGGCTAAGGAGCGGGTGGTGGTGCTAGAGGTGCAGCAG CGCCCCCAGGTGCCCAGCATCCCCATCTCCAAGTGTGCAGCCTGCCAGCGGAAGCAGCAGTCAGAGGACGAGAAGCTGAAGCGCTGTACCCGGTGCTACCGCGTGGGCTACTGCAACCA gcTCTGCCAGAAAACCCACTGGCCTGACCACAAGGGTCTCTGCCGCCCTGAGAACATTGGCTACCCATTTCTGGTCAGTGTACCTGCCTCACGTCTCACTTATGCTCGTCTTGCTCAGCTGCTAGAGGGCTATGCCCG GTATTCTGTGAGTGTATTCCAACCACCCTTCCAGCCTGGCCGCATGGCCTTGGAATCCCAGGGCACTGGCTGTACTACGTTGCTCTCTACTAGCTCCCTGGAGGCTGGGGACAGTGAGAGGGACCCGATTCAGCCGCCTGAGCTCCAGTTGGTGACCCCCGTGGCTGAGGGGGACACAGGGGTCCCTAGGACATGGGCGGCTCCTGATcggggctctgtgcccagcaccagTGGAGTTTCTTCTGAGGTGCTGGCCAGTGGGCCTGTTGAAGTTGGCTCCTTGCCTGCTGGTGAGAGGATGTCTCGGCCCGAAG CTGCTGTGCCTGGATATCAGCACCCAAGTGAAGCCATAAATGCCCACACCCCTCagttcttcatctataaaattgacGCATCTAACCGAGAGCAGCGGCTGGAGGACAAAG GAGACACCCCCCTGGAGCTGGGTGAGGACTGCAGCCTGGCTCTAGTGTGGCGGAACAATGAGCGCCTGCAGGAATTTGTGTTGGTAGCCTCCAAAGAGCTGGAGTGTGCTGAGGATCCAGGCTCTGCTGGTGAGGCTGCCCGTGCTGGGCACTTTACTCTGGACCAGTGCCTGAACCTCTTCACTCGGCCTGAGGTGCTGGCGCCTGAGGAGGCTTG GTACTGCCCACAGTGTAAACAACACAGAGAGGCCTCCAAGCAGCTGCTGCTGTGGCGCTTGCCCAACGTACTCATTGTGCAGCTCAAGCGCTTCTCCTTTCGGAGTTTCATTTGGCGTGACAAGATCAACGACCTGGTGGAGTTCCCTGTTCG GAACCTGGACCTGAGCAAGTTTTGCATTGGTCAGAAAGAGGAACAGCTGCCTAGCTACGACCTGTACGCTGTCATCAACCACTACGGAGGCATGATTGGCGGCCACTACACTGCCTGTGCCCGCCTGCCCAATGACCGCAGCAGCCAGCGCAGCGACGTGG GGTGGCGCTTATTTGATGACAGCACGGTGACAACAGTAGACGAGAGCCAGGTCGTGACGCGTTATGCCTATGTACTCTTCTACCGCCGGCGGAACTCTCCTGTGGAGAGGCCCCCCAGGGCAGGTCACTCTGAGCACCACCCAGACCTAGGCCCTGCAGCCGAGGCTGCTGCCAGCCAG GCTTCCCGGATTTGGCAGGAGCTGGAGGCCGAGGAGGAACCAGTACCTGAGGGGCCTGTGCCCCTGGGTCCCTGGGGGCCCCAAGACTGGGTGGGCCCCCCACCACGTGGCCCTACCACACCAGATGAGGGCTGCCTCCGGTACTTTGTTCTGGGTACCGTGGCAGCTTTGGTGGCCCTCGTGCTCAACATGTTCTATCCTCTGGTATCCCAGAGTCGCTGGAGATGA